A single Rubrivivax gelatinosus IL144 DNA region contains:
- a CDS encoding PAS domain-containing protein gives MSQPIPVPPPAVDLVRLSELRRRAADRVPDAASHDEAVAASQALTVLHGLASSPATAAQALALLHELQVHQVELDLQAQELREARNELEETLRRQGERYDRLPVGCLRLDERLLVLELNETAARMLGLDRTQAVGLPLGGFVAGDSLQRLRAAIARLGVGPRRTACPLMLAPRHAPQRPVTAQLAPDPLSPGFQLVLADERDEAPRPA, from the coding sequence ATGTCCCAGCCGATCCCTGTGCCGCCCCCGGCGGTCGACCTCGTACGGCTGAGCGAACTGCGCCGGCGCGCCGCCGACCGCGTGCCCGATGCCGCCTCGCATGACGAAGCTGTGGCCGCATCCCAGGCGCTCACCGTGCTGCACGGCCTCGCCTCGTCGCCGGCCACCGCGGCGCAGGCGCTGGCGCTGCTGCACGAGCTGCAGGTGCACCAGGTCGAGCTGGACCTGCAGGCCCAGGAGCTGCGTGAGGCGCGCAACGAGCTGGAGGAAACGCTGCGCCGGCAGGGCGAGCGCTACGACCGCCTGCCGGTGGGCTGCTTGCGGCTGGACGAGCGGCTGCTCGTGCTGGAACTCAACGAAACCGCCGCGCGCATGCTCGGCCTGGATCGCACGCAGGCCGTCGGCCTGCCGCTGGGCGGCTTCGTCGCCGGCGATTCGCTGCAGCGTCTGCGTGCGGCGATCGCGCGGCTGGGCGTCGGCCCGCGGCGCACCGCCTGCCCGCTGATGCTGGCGCCGCGCCACGCACCACAGCGGCCGGTGACGGCGCAGCTGGCGCCCGATCCGCTGTCGCCGGGCTTCCAGCTGGTGCTGGCCGACGAGCGCGACGAAGCGCCGCGGCCGGCCTGA
- a CDS encoding chemotaxis protein CheB yields the protein MADAPSLSPSHKPRDLGVVGLGASAGGLEPLEQFLAAVPADSGLAYLVVQHLDPTRETLLHELLARACPMPVLLAVDGQRIEADTVYVIPPDAELTVNAGALRVARPAEPRGHRWPIDALLRSLAQAFGARAVGVVLSGMGSDGAQGLQAIQAQGGLTLAQTPESASFDAMPKSAIATGGVDIVALPAEMPARIVAAAGGPAPGGEPVADHAALRRILALLREHTRHDLTQYKSNTLTRRVARRVAVHGLASMAAYAEFLRANVQELDLLFKELLIGVTAFFRDPEVWQVLQQRVLPELIARQAAQGGPLRAWVAGCSTGEEAYTLAMAFTEVVETLPADARCELQVFATDLNADAIAAARTGCYPAAAARDLGPQRLARFFAERPGGGYRVDQRLRDRVLFAQHDLTQDPPFTRLDLVSCRNLLIYFDAALQKRLIPLLHFAMRPGGVLLLGSSETVGRVPALFRPLEPKSRLYRRGDNGSSPGPVVFPTARRPAARATSWETTLPPLDASPANLQPLADQLLLQTFAPPAVLVNEAGDILYISGRTGRYLEPAAGKANWNVHVMAQPSLRTELGVALRQALQAKTTLELRGLPLDDEGVALVDVTVQAVLRPKSLEGLAMIVFRDVPSATPRRRRRARPSETPDPAVAEELLRSRQEMQALRHAMRVSQEELQAANEELQSTNEELQAANEELMTSKEEAQSMIEELQTINGELQSKLDDLALAQSDMQNLLNSTDIATLFLDNDGNVRRYTEQIARVIHLRESDIGRPLSELASTLLYPELHADVKETLRTLAFSEKQIATRDGHWYNVRIMPYRTLANVIQGVVITFVDITVAKELEARLRKA from the coding sequence ATGGCCGACGCACCGTCTCTTTCCCCGTCCCACAAGCCGCGCGACCTGGGCGTCGTCGGCCTGGGCGCTTCGGCCGGCGGCCTGGAGCCGCTGGAGCAGTTCCTGGCGGCCGTGCCCGCCGACAGCGGCCTGGCCTATCTCGTCGTCCAGCACCTGGACCCGACGCGCGAAACGCTGCTGCACGAGCTCCTGGCGCGGGCCTGCCCGATGCCGGTGCTGCTGGCCGTCGACGGCCAGCGCATCGAGGCCGACACCGTCTACGTCATCCCGCCCGATGCCGAACTCACCGTGAACGCCGGCGCGCTGCGCGTCGCCCGGCCGGCCGAGCCGCGTGGCCACCGCTGGCCGATCGACGCGCTGCTGCGCTCGCTGGCCCAGGCCTTCGGCGCGCGTGCGGTCGGCGTCGTGCTCTCGGGCATGGGCTCCGACGGCGCGCAGGGCCTGCAGGCGATCCAGGCGCAAGGCGGTCTGACGCTGGCGCAAACGCCCGAGTCGGCGTCCTTCGACGCCATGCCCAAGAGCGCGATCGCCACCGGCGGCGTGGACATCGTCGCGCTGCCGGCCGAGATGCCGGCGCGCATCGTCGCCGCCGCGGGCGGCCCGGCGCCGGGGGGCGAGCCGGTCGCGGACCACGCGGCGCTGCGCCGCATCCTCGCGCTGCTGCGCGAGCACACCCGGCACGACCTGACGCAGTACAAGTCGAACACGCTGACGCGGCGCGTGGCGCGGCGCGTCGCCGTGCACGGCCTGGCCTCGATGGCGGCCTATGCCGAGTTCCTGCGCGCCAACGTCCAGGAACTGGACCTGCTGTTCAAGGAACTGCTGATCGGCGTCACCGCCTTCTTCCGCGACCCGGAGGTCTGGCAGGTGCTGCAGCAGCGCGTGCTGCCCGAGCTGATCGCCCGGCAGGCGGCGCAGGGCGGGCCCTTGCGCGCCTGGGTGGCGGGCTGCTCGACCGGCGAGGAGGCCTACACGCTGGCGATGGCCTTCACCGAGGTCGTCGAGACGCTGCCGGCGGACGCGCGCTGCGAGCTGCAGGTCTTCGCCACCGACCTCAACGCCGACGCCATCGCGGCGGCGCGCACCGGCTGCTACCCGGCGGCAGCCGCACGCGACCTCGGGCCGCAGCGGCTGGCGCGCTTCTTCGCCGAGCGTCCCGGCGGCGGCTACCGCGTCGACCAGCGCCTGCGCGACCGCGTGCTGTTCGCCCAGCACGACCTGACGCAGGACCCGCCGTTCACGCGGCTGGACCTCGTGTCCTGCCGCAACCTGCTGATCTACTTCGACGCCGCGCTGCAGAAGCGGCTGATCCCGCTGCTGCATTTCGCGATGCGCCCTGGCGGCGTGCTGCTGCTGGGCAGCTCGGAGACCGTGGGCCGCGTGCCGGCGCTGTTCCGGCCGCTGGAGCCCAAGTCCCGGCTGTACCGCCGCGGCGACAATGGCAGCAGCCCCGGCCCCGTGGTCTTCCCGACCGCGCGGCGGCCGGCGGCCCGTGCCACCTCCTGGGAGACCACCCTGCCGCCACTCGATGCCTCGCCGGCCAACCTCCAGCCGCTCGCCGACCAGCTGCTGCTGCAGACCTTCGCGCCGCCGGCGGTGCTGGTCAACGAAGCCGGCGACATCCTCTACATCAGCGGCCGCACCGGGCGCTACCTGGAGCCGGCCGCGGGCAAGGCCAACTGGAACGTGCACGTGATGGCGCAGCCCTCGCTGCGCACCGAGCTGGGCGTGGCACTGCGCCAGGCGCTGCAGGCCAAGACCACGCTGGAGCTGCGCGGCCTGCCGCTGGACGACGAAGGCGTGGCGCTGGTGGACGTCACCGTGCAGGCCGTGCTGCGGCCCAAGTCGCTCGAGGGCCTGGCGATGATCGTCTTCCGCGACGTGCCGTCGGCCACGCCGCGCAGGCGTCGCCGCGCCCGGCCCTCGGAAACGCCGGACCCGGCGGTGGCCGAGGAACTGCTGCGCTCGCGCCAGGAGATGCAGGCGCTGCGCCACGCGATGCGCGTCTCGCAGGAGGAACTGCAGGCGGCCAACGAGGAACTGCAGTCGACGAACGAGGAACTGCAGGCCGCCAACGAGGAGCTGATGACCTCCAAGGAGGAGGCGCAGTCGATGATCGAGGAGCTGCAGACGATCAACGGCGAGCTGCAATCCAAGCTCGACGACCTGGCGCTGGCGCAGAGCGACATGCAGAACCTGCTCAACAGCACCGACATCGCGACGCTGTTCCTCGACAACGACGGCAACGTGCGCCGCTACACCGAGCAGATCGCGCGGGTCATCCACCTGCGCGAGAGCGACATCGGCCGGCCCTTGAGCGAGCTGGCCAGCACGCTGCTCTATCCGGAGCTGCACGCCGACGTGAAGGAGACGCTGCGCACGCTGGCCTTCAGCGAGAAGCAGATCGCCACCCGCGACGGCCATTGGTACAACGTGCGCATCATGCCGTACCGCACCCTGGCCAACGTCATCCAGGGCGTGGTGATCACCTTCGTCGACATCACCGTCGCCAAGGAACTCGAGGCCCGGCTGCGCAAGGCGTAG
- a CDS encoding hybrid sensor histidine kinase/response regulator, producing MRWVSRAPSPRALPQRWLGRARASDRAALRTALRGLAHGAPGTIEYRGVDGHGSSRWIAEDTQLAGRSISSLHGPHGGSGDIAGCRRTVRELQETNRRKDEFLAVLMHELRTPLQSLRAASDALADSGSAQAAVIARQVQHLSRLVDDLGESTRLTHRKAHLRLQNVGLCSLLRDAIGDLDAEAEARRQTLELIAPPAECWVLADPARLTQVFNNLLHNAAKFSAADGRVRVTVEPAEASQEVTVSVCDEGIGIAAEALGSVFELFAQDGAATARVREGLGIGLAVVRGLVELHGGRVVAHSEGPGTGSRFEVTLPLVAAPAEAAAARRILVVEDNADVAAGLQQLLEQEGHAVAVAPDGRSALQQSARWRPDTVILDLELPDLDGREVARGIRRGAARPRPRLIALSGSGELDPRAMRAAGFDHCLIKPAGLAELTAAICA from the coding sequence ATGCGCTGGGTCTCGCGCGCGCCGTCCCCGCGCGCCCTGCCGCAACGCTGGCTGGGCAGGGCGCGTGCCAGCGACCGCGCCGCGCTGCGGACTGCCCTGCGCGGCCTGGCCCATGGCGCCCCCGGCACGATCGAGTACCGGGGTGTCGACGGCCACGGCAGCAGCCGCTGGATCGCCGAAGACACGCAGCTGGCAGGCCGGTCGATCAGTAGCCTGCACGGGCCGCACGGCGGTTCGGGCGACATCGCCGGATGCCGGCGCACGGTGCGTGAGCTGCAGGAGACGAACCGACGCAAGGACGAGTTCCTGGCCGTCCTGATGCACGAGTTGCGCACGCCGCTGCAGTCGCTGCGCGCGGCCAGCGATGCCCTCGCAGACAGCGGTTCGGCGCAGGCTGCGGTCATCGCGCGTCAGGTGCAGCATCTGAGTCGGCTCGTCGACGACCTCGGCGAGTCCACCCGCCTGACCCACCGCAAGGCGCATCTGCGGCTGCAGAACGTCGGTCTGTGCAGCCTGCTGCGGGACGCCATCGGCGATCTGGACGCCGAAGCCGAGGCCCGACGGCAGACGCTGGAGCTGATCGCGCCGCCGGCGGAATGCTGGGTGCTCGCCGATCCGGCACGGCTGACGCAGGTGTTCAACAACCTTCTGCACAACGCCGCCAAGTTCAGCGCCGCGGACGGCCGCGTGCGCGTGACGGTCGAGCCCGCCGAGGCGTCGCAGGAGGTCACGGTGTCGGTGTGCGACGAAGGCATCGGCATCGCCGCCGAGGCACTCGGCTCGGTGTTCGAGCTGTTTGCGCAGGACGGCGCGGCGACGGCACGCGTGCGCGAGGGCCTGGGCATCGGCCTGGCAGTGGTGCGCGGTCTCGTGGAACTGCACGGCGGCCGTGTCGTCGCGCACAGCGAGGGCCCGGGGACCGGCAGCCGCTTCGAGGTGACGCTCCCGCTCGTCGCGGCGCCGGCCGAGGCGGCGGCGGCACGGCGCATCCTCGTCGTCGAGGACAACGCCGACGTCGCCGCCGGCCTGCAGCAACTGCTGGAGCAGGAAGGCCACGCGGTGGCGGTGGCGCCCGACGGTCGCAGCGCGCTGCAGCAGTCGGCCCGCTGGCGGCCGGACACCGTGATCCTGGACCTCGAACTGCCCGACCTCGACGGACGCGAGGTGGCACGTGGCATTCGGCGGGGGGCGGCCAGACCGCGTCCGCGCCTCATCGCGCTGTCAGGCTCGGGCGAGTTGGACCCCAGGGCGATGCGGGCGGCCGGTTTCGATCACTGCCTGATCAAGCCGGCCGGCCTGGCCGAACTGACGGCGGCGATCTGTGCCTAG
- a CDS encoding heme biosynthesis HemY N-terminal domain-containing protein, with the protein MRIVIWLILLCVVAVVAATTLGSNDGIVTIYWRGWRTDLSLNLFVLIVVAGAFAITSAVQAINALVTLPKRAGEWRALRRERAAQAALREALSEYFSARYSRAHKAATRAIAIQQDSNGLTSDAEFSVLAHLLAAGSLHRLQDRTRRDELLKRLPSAGRKGGVGSGRSADDGARLLAAEWALDDRDASKALELLAELPPGVARRTQALRLKLQACRQARRPLEALHTARLLAKHQGFSPVAAQGLLRSLAFEALETVHDLQQLRLLWDELDPADRRDPMVVARAARRAAVLGACEVGRDWLRPFWERAGELSREEREELALALMDCVAGIGSDWLPRLEETASSHAHEPAVVAAVGMAYAERQLWGKARRLLELAAAAPALSSLVRRRCWRLLARLAREESDEDRARDCENFAAGLD; encoded by the coding sequence ATGCGCATCGTCATCTGGTTGATCCTGCTGTGCGTGGTGGCGGTCGTCGCCGCGACCACGCTGGGCAGCAACGACGGCATCGTCACGATCTACTGGCGCGGCTGGCGCACCGACCTGTCGCTGAACCTGTTCGTGCTGATCGTCGTCGCCGGCGCCTTCGCGATCACCTCGGCGGTGCAGGCGATCAACGCGCTGGTCACGCTGCCCAAGCGCGCCGGCGAGTGGCGTGCGCTGCGCCGCGAGCGCGCCGCCCAGGCGGCGCTGCGCGAGGCGCTGTCCGAGTACTTCAGCGCCCGCTACAGCCGCGCGCACAAGGCGGCGACGCGCGCCATCGCGATCCAGCAGGACTCCAACGGACTCACGTCCGATGCCGAGTTCTCGGTGCTGGCGCATCTGCTGGCGGCCGGCAGCCTGCATCGCCTGCAGGACCGCACGCGGCGCGACGAACTGCTCAAGCGCCTGCCGAGCGCGGGCCGCAAGGGCGGCGTCGGCAGCGGCCGCAGCGCCGACGACGGCGCGCGTCTTCTGGCCGCCGAATGGGCGCTCGACGATCGCGACGCGTCCAAGGCGCTGGAACTGCTGGCCGAGCTGCCGCCGGGCGTCGCCCGCCGCACGCAGGCCCTGCGCCTGAAGCTGCAGGCCTGCCGCCAGGCACGGCGCCCGCTCGAGGCGCTGCACACGGCCCGCCTGCTGGCCAAGCACCAGGGCTTCTCCCCGGTCGCCGCGCAGGGGCTGCTGCGCTCGCTGGCCTTCGAGGCGCTGGAGACGGTTCACGACCTGCAGCAGCTGCGTCTGTTGTGGGACGAGCTCGATCCGGCGGACCGGCGCGATCCGATGGTCGTCGCGCGCGCAGCGCGGCGTGCGGCGGTGCTCGGGGCGTGCGAGGTGGGGCGCGACTGGCTCCGCCCGTTCTGGGAACGCGCCGGCGAGCTGTCTCGCGAAGAGCGCGAGGAGCTGGCACTGGCGCTGATGGACTGCGTCGCCGGCATCGGCAGCGACTGGCTGCCGCGCCTCGAAGAGACCGCGTCCAGCCATGCACACGAGCCGGCCGTCGTCGCGGCCGTCGGCATGGCCTACGCCGAGCGCCAGCTCTGGGGCAAGGCGCGCCGTCTGCTGGAGCTGGCGGCCGCCGCTCCGGCGCTGTCGAGCCTGGTGCGTCGTCGCTGCTGGCGCCTGCTGGCACGCCTGGCGCGCGAGGAGTCCGACGAGGATCGCGCACGAGATTGCGAAAATTTCGCTGCGGGGCTGGACTAA
- a CDS encoding uroporphyrinogen-III C-methyltransferase has protein sequence MPAAPPAVAAAPLLPARWIATGAAVLAAAATAAGVLAWNTQQRVKALETELVKRQQDAGAEAAEARVAARAAQDVARDAAAKLAVLEARVAESTIQRSQFEEVIQSIARSRDENVLADVENSLRVAMQQTAITGSAEPLLITLKQADERLARYKEPRLERVRRALAQDLDRTRAAGVADLALLAIRLDEAVRAVDELPLLASVERRRGAASKPAAAAAAQAAPASSASSVDVGDASVPWSERWKLVAGAVWQEVRSLVRVTRIEQPEAMLVAPEQAWFLRENLKLRLLNARLALMSRQFDTAQSDLRDALSVLDRYFDPQSRRVTTAIELVRQVQSQARVATVPRPDATLAAIATVSAGR, from the coding sequence GTGCCCGCGGCCCCCCCCGCTGTCGCCGCCGCGCCGCTGTTGCCGGCGCGCTGGATCGCGACCGGCGCCGCCGTGCTCGCGGCCGCCGCCACCGCCGCCGGCGTGCTGGCCTGGAACACCCAGCAGCGCGTCAAGGCGCTGGAGACCGAACTCGTCAAGCGCCAGCAGGACGCCGGTGCCGAAGCCGCCGAGGCGCGCGTCGCCGCACGGGCCGCGCAGGACGTCGCGCGCGACGCGGCGGCCAAGCTCGCGGTGCTCGAAGCGCGGGTCGCCGAGTCGACGATCCAGCGCAGCCAGTTCGAGGAAGTCATCCAGTCGATCGCGCGTTCGCGCGACGAGAACGTGCTCGCCGACGTCGAGAACTCGCTGCGCGTCGCGATGCAGCAGACGGCGATCACCGGCAGCGCCGAGCCGCTGCTCATCACGCTGAAGCAGGCCGACGAGCGCCTGGCGCGCTACAAGGAGCCGCGCCTGGAGCGCGTGCGCCGTGCGCTGGCCCAGGATCTGGACCGCACGCGCGCCGCCGGCGTCGCCGACCTGGCGCTGCTGGCGATCCGCCTGGACGAGGCGGTGCGTGCGGTCGACGAACTGCCGCTGCTGGCGTCGGTCGAACGCCGCCGCGGCGCGGCGTCCAAGCCGGCCGCTGCTGCGGCGGCTCAGGCGGCTCCGGCTTCTTCGGCCTCGTCGGTCGACGTCGGTGACGCCTCGGTGCCGTGGAGTGAACGCTGGAAGCTCGTCGCCGGCGCCGTCTGGCAGGAAGTGCGCTCGCTGGTGCGCGTGACGCGCATCGAGCAGCCCGAGGCGATGCTGGTGGCGCCCGAGCAGGCCTGGTTCCTGCGCGAGAACCTGAAGCTGCGTCTGCTGAACGCACGGCTGGCGCTGATGTCGCGCCAGTTCGACACCGCGCAGTCCGATCTGCGCGACGCGCTGTCGGTGCTGGACCGCTACTTCGACCCGCAGTCGCGGCGCGTGACCACGGCCATCGAGCTGGTGCGCCAGGTGCAGTCGCAGGCGCGCGTGGCCACCGTGCCGCGTCCCGACGCCACCCTGGCGGCCATCGCCACGGTGTCGGCCGGACGCTGA
- a CDS encoding uroporphyrinogen-III synthase produces MRIIVTRPADQAAAWVARLQALGADAAALPLIGIEPAEDPAPLRAAWQSLADYALVMFVSPNAVAHFFALRPAGCEWPATTLAGSVGPGSSAALREAGVGERVVEPAADARAFDSEALWAQLCDRDWAGRRVLVVRGEDGREWLAETLRGRGAFVEFVAAYRRRPPQPDEAGRALLEASLAFPGEHLWHFSSSEAVGHLRALAPGADWSRSRAVASHPRIAAAARALGFAEVAELPPSVEVVAEWARRDPPIESASL; encoded by the coding sequence GTGCGCATCATCGTCACCCGGCCGGCGGATCAGGCGGCCGCCTGGGTGGCGCGCCTGCAAGCCCTCGGGGCCGACGCCGCGGCCCTGCCGCTGATCGGCATCGAACCCGCCGAGGACCCGGCGCCGCTGCGTGCGGCCTGGCAGTCGCTGGCCGATTACGCGCTGGTGATGTTCGTCAGCCCCAACGCCGTGGCCCATTTCTTCGCGCTGCGGCCCGCCGGCTGCGAGTGGCCGGCGACGACGCTGGCCGGCTCGGTCGGCCCGGGCTCGTCGGCGGCGCTGCGCGAGGCCGGCGTCGGCGAGCGCGTCGTCGAGCCGGCAGCCGATGCCCGGGCCTTCGATTCCGAAGCGCTGTGGGCGCAGCTCTGCGACCGCGACTGGGCCGGCCGCCGCGTGCTCGTCGTGCGTGGCGAGGACGGCCGCGAATGGCTGGCCGAGACGCTGCGCGGGCGCGGCGCCTTCGTCGAGTTCGTCGCCGCCTACCGCCGCCGGCCACCGCAGCCCGACGAAGCCGGCCGCGCGCTGCTCGAGGCCTCGCTCGCCTTCCCGGGCGAGCACCTGTGGCATTTCAGCAGCAGCGAAGCGGTGGGCCATCTGCGGGCGCTCGCGCCCGGCGCCGACTGGTCGCGCTCGCGGGCCGTGGCCTCGCATCCGCGCATCGCGGCTGCGGCACGGGCGCTCGGTTTTGCCGAGGTCGCCGAGCTGCCGCCCTCGGTCGAGGTGGTGGCCGAATGGGCCCGTCGCGACCCGCCGATAGAATCGGCGTCTCTGTGA
- the hemC gene encoding hydroxymethylbilane synthase: MSSNTIIATRESRLALWQAEHVRDVLTARFGLAVELLGMTTKGDQILDRALSKVGGKGLFVKELETALEEGRAHLAVHSLKDVPMDLPSGFALAAIWEREDPRDAWVSNKYENLDALPQGACVGTSSLRRVVQLLAHRPDLKIEPLRGNLDTRLRKLDEGGYDAIVLAAAGLKRLGLGARIRSLFDTALMIPAAGQGALGIEIREDDARLRELLAQTIHQPTFLACHAERAVSRSLGGSCSMPLAAFGHWNDGVLTIDAALGHSTELTRPLIKVRVTGTPTDEASARALGEHAAALLREAGAGDYLPAC; encoded by the coding sequence ATGAGCTCCAACACCATCATCGCCACCCGCGAAAGCCGCCTGGCCCTCTGGCAGGCCGAACACGTCCGCGACGTGCTGACCGCTCGCTTCGGCCTCGCCGTCGAACTGCTGGGCATGACCACCAAGGGCGACCAGATCCTCGACCGCGCGCTGTCCAAGGTCGGCGGCAAGGGCCTGTTCGTGAAGGAGCTCGAGACCGCGCTCGAAGAAGGCCGCGCCCATCTCGCCGTGCACTCGCTGAAGGACGTGCCGATGGACCTGCCGTCCGGCTTCGCGCTGGCCGCGATCTGGGAGCGCGAGGACCCGCGCGACGCCTGGGTGTCCAACAAGTACGAGAACCTCGACGCGCTGCCGCAGGGCGCCTGCGTCGGCACCTCCAGCCTGCGCCGCGTCGTGCAGCTGCTGGCGCACCGCCCCGACCTGAAGATCGAGCCGCTGCGCGGCAACCTCGACACGCGTTTGCGCAAGCTCGACGAAGGCGGCTACGACGCCATCGTGCTAGCCGCCGCGGGCCTGAAGCGCCTGGGCCTGGGCGCGCGCATCCGCTCGCTGTTCGACACCGCGCTGATGATCCCGGCCGCCGGCCAGGGCGCGCTGGGCATCGAGATCCGCGAGGACGACGCCCGCCTGCGCGAACTGCTGGCGCAGACCATCCACCAGCCGACCTTCCTCGCCTGCCACGCCGAGCGCGCCGTCTCGCGTTCGCTGGGCGGCAGCTGCTCGATGCCGCTGGCCGCGTTCGGTCACTGGAACGACGGCGTGCTGACGATCGACGCCGCGCTGGGCCACAGCACCGAGCTGACGCGCCCGCTGATCAAGGTGCGGGTCACCGGCACGCCGACCGACGAGGCCAGCGCGCGTGCGCTGGGCGAACACGCCGCCGCGCTGCTGCGCGAAGCCGGCGCCGGCGACTACCTGCCGGCCTGCTGA